Below is a window of Halococcus saccharolyticus DSM 5350 DNA.
CAGATGCTGGCAATGGGGTGTGCGCTGCTGCTCGATCCCGATCTGCTGCTGCTCGACGAGCCGTCGGCGGGGCTCGCGCCCGACCTCGTCGACGAGATGTTCGACAGGATCGACGAGATCAACGAGGCCGGGACCGCCGTGCTGATGGTCGAGCAGAACGCCAAGGAGGCGCTGCGACACTGCGATCGGGGCTACGTCCTCGCACAGGGCGAGAACCGCTACGAGGGCCCCGGCGAGGAACTGCTTGACGACGAGGAGGTTCGCCGGCAGTTCCTCGGCGGGTGACCGCCCGCCGACCCTGACCGGTCACAACGCGATCACAGCGCGAGATCGGTGCCGAGTCCCTCCTCTCTCGCGGTCTCGTAGATTGCCGTGGCTGCGGCGACGTCAAACACCGCCGACCCGACGCTCTCGACCACGACGATCTCCTCGGCCGATTTCCGTCCTGCGCTACCGTCCTCGAACAGCGCCGCCATCGGGACGAGATCGGCGGCGGTCAGCGACGTTGCGGCGAGATCGCCGATCGTCGCCACTTCTTCGGGCACGTCCGCGAACACGCGCGCCGCACGGTCGAACACCGCAGGTTCGACCTCCTGTATCCCCGACTCGTACGCTCCGATCGCCACCACGAGCGTGCCAGGCGCGAGCGCGTCGGCCGGGAACACCGGGTCGGTGCTGGTGGTCGCCGTCACGACCACGTCCACGTCGCGAACGGCGTCGGCGGCCGATTCGGCGGCGCTCGCCGGGATTCCCTCCTCGTTGAGGACCTCGACGCACTCGTGTTTCGAGTCGCTTGGCGAGTAGACCGCGACGCTCTCGACGTCGCACAGTGCAGCGATGGCCCTCGTCTGCCACCTGGCCTGCGCGCCCGCACCGACGACGCCGACCCGCACGGGATCGGACGCGAGCTCGCGGGCCGCGAGGCCGCCGATGCAGCCGGTTCGGGCGTTGGTGATCCGCGTCCCATCGAGGACGGCGACGGGCTCGCCGGTGCGGGCGTCGGCGAGCACGATCTGGGCGTGGAGCGTCGGCAGCCCGCGGTCGGCGTTGCCCTCGTGGATGCTGGCGAGCTTCGTCGCGAAGTAGTCCTCGCCGTGGACGTACGCGGGCATGACGAGCCCCGTTCCGAGGGGGTCGTCGGATTCGAGTTCTTCGCCGACCGGGTAGTGGGGGCGTTCCGGGCGTTCGACCGCCCCCGCGGCCTGCTTGACGAGCGCGTGCTCGACCTCGTCGGCGAGCGATTCGAGGGCGAGCACCTGGTCGATCTCGGCGTCGGTGAGAACCAGGACCATGCGTTCGCCATGTCAGTGATCGGGTTTATGGCTTTTCCCGCTCCGGTGTGAGTTCGGGAACGGCTGTAGAACGGCTCGAAAAGCGAAACGGACGAGCTTGTCGAACTATTGGAAATTGATGGCTTTCAGGAATCCTGCTGCATATAGAGGGTGTAATCAGCAGGAAAATCTGTTGAAAGGGCTGGACAGAATGTTGCCTCATATCAAAATCTTTGTATGTCATGCGATGAGGCGGGGTTTATTGAGTATCCCAACACGCTTATACGGAAATACCTGTATCAAACCTCCATGGCTCTCCCGCTGAGTGACCTGTTTTTCTTGGTTCTTGGGGCATTAGTTGGGGGGTATTTTCAGGCAGGACGGGAGAGGGTGAAACGCATCCGGAACGATGTTTGTGAACTAATGGCAGACGAAATTCGAAGTGCCAAATTAAATGGCGATATTGACCAGGAAGACAGATGGACGACATGGACTGAGCTTGACGACCTGGTCAAGCGAGAACTTCCGAATGGATTACGTAAGGAGTTTAGCCGATATTTCCAACTAGTAATTGATTTAGATGAGGAAAAAGATAGACTAGGGTATAGAAATCAAGAATTAGGGTCAACGTTTGCAGACGGAACTGTAATCTTAGAGTGGGAGAATGATGATCTACATGTGGCGACCGCTGAGTATGATTTACCGACTAAAGAGGACACAGAGATTCGTTATGGTGCTGAGTTCGAAAATTGGGTGCTGGAATATGGACCTATTCTCTCTGACCTTTTTGAAGAACAGGACTCACCATACCCGATTCCAGAAAAAGTGGAAGATGCAATCCGCTCCCATGAGCCAGACCATCATGAATTCCAGAACCTTTGCGAAACGT
It encodes the following:
- a CDS encoding ornithine cyclodeaminase family protein, which codes for MVLVLTDAEIDQVLALESLADEVEHALVKQAAGAVERPERPHYPVGEELESDDPLGTGLVMPAYVHGEDYFATKLASIHEGNADRGLPTLHAQIVLADARTGEPVAVLDGTRITNARTGCIGGLAARELASDPVRVGVVGAGAQARWQTRAIAALCDVESVAVYSPSDSKHECVEVLNEEGIPASAAESAADAVRDVDVVVTATTSTDPVFPADALAPGTLVVAIGAYESGIQEVEPAVFDRAARVFADVPEEVATIGDLAATSLTAADLVPMAALFEDGSAGRKSAEEIVVVESVGSAVFDVAAATAIYETAREEGLGTDLAL